GCAGCACAATTAGAAATATGGTCGGCAAAATCGACATGTACATGCCGAGTCCCCTCTCCCCCAGTTCCCGGGCAAGCACCATATTTACCACAAACTCTATACATTCGCTTGCAAAAGCAGCCAGTGCAAGCAATATGACTCCTTTGAAGAATTTACTCATTGCGCCTCTCCTTATATAATGCAGATTCTATATAAGATATGAGACATGCCCCAATAATATATTGCCCTTTTTGAACTTTTAAGAAAATTAATATAACGAAAAGGAGGGCAGGCTACCTGCCACCCTCCTTCCAACTAAAATACAAAAACATGTGCAATCAGTACAATAACAGGTAACGTAATAACCGTTCTTTCAATAAAGATAACGAATAAATCCATAAAGCTCAGCGGAATGTTTGAACGCAGGATCAGGATCCCGATTTCAGACATGTATACTAATTGTGTTAATGACAAGCCCGCCACGACAAATCTTGTCAGCTCGCTCTCAATCCCGCTTCCGATAACGGCAGGAAGGAACATATCAGCAAAGCCAACAAGCATAGTTTGTGCTGCTGCTCCTGCTTCCGGCAATTGCATAAACTCCAAAACAGGGATGAGCGGGTATGAAATAAACTCAAATACAGGCGTGTATTCCGCAATAATCAGGGCTGCTGCTCCCAAGCTCATAACAAGCGGAATCAGTCCCATCCAAATATCTAAAACGGTTTCGATCCCATTGGTTAATAGCTTTTTGGGACCCGGGGCATTCCTGGCTTTATCAATTGCCTGCTCCCATCCCCATTTCAATTTCGAAACCCCTTCCGGAATGGTTTCATCAATCTGCTGTCCTACTGGCTCATAATAGGTATCCGGCTTCCGGGATAATGGCGGAATTCTAGGCATAATCAATGCTGCCACGACACAAGCTGCAGAAACGGTTAAATAAAAGGGAATGAATAAATGCCCAAGGCCAACCACGTTCGCAACAACAAGACTGAAAGCAACTGATGCAATCGAAAAGGTCGTCGCAATGACCGCTGCTTCTCTTTTTGTATAAAAGCCTTCATCATATTGCTTCGTGGTAACCAAAACACCTACAGTTCCGGCGCCCATCCAGGACGCAAGGCAATCGATGGATGACCGTCCGGGAAGTGTAAAAAATGGTCTCATAAATTTTTGGACAAGTGCCCCAATGAATTCCATTAATCCAAATTCCACTAAAAGCGGCAGAAGGATGCCGGCAAAAAGGAACCACGTAAGCAAAACGGGAGCCAGGTCATAAAGAACCACTCCGCCTGTATTCCGTGACCAGATAAATTCAGGCCCGATCTCAAACAAAGTCATGATTCCTGCTGCGAATCCAAGAATTCTCATGGTTAATCCAAACTTGCCGGTATCAAATAATCCTTTTAAAAACTTATTATCCAGTATAAATGCGGGTTTTGCTGCTTTTGTCAGGATGGAAAGAAAAACCGATACTCCTAAAATGAAAATGATAATGGCAGGCATCCGCTCACTGAACGCATTACCTACTAGTGATGCTAAAATACCAACACCAATGGTTACGTCTCCCTGAAATTTAACTGGAACCAGAAATAGGAGCGACCCAATTAATGATGGAATGATAAATTTCCAATACTCTCCTGTGACAGCCTGCGTCTTAACCCTTGTCTCAGCTTTCATTCTCATACCTCCTTATGAATTGGAAACAACTGCTTCATGCTCTGTAAGTGCTTCTTCCAATACTTTCAGTCCCTGGTCGATTTGCTCCTTTGTTACGATAAGCGGCGGAATCATCCGAATCACTTCCCCTGAATTTCCGCAGAGATAGAAGAGGACGCCTTTATCAAGTGAAGAGTTCAGAATATCCATTACCGCTTTTCCATCCGGTTTTCCGGTTTGCGGATCGATTATTTCAATGCCAATCATCAGTCCCAGCCCTCTGACACTGCCAATTGCAGGATGTTCGGCTTTTAAATCCTGTAATTTCTTTAATGCATACTCTCCCATCTGCTTTGCGTTTTCCAAAAGATTCTCCGTTTTTAGTATTTCAAGAGAAGCTAAAGCTGCAGAGCAGGCAATCGGATTTCCGCCGAAGGTTGTTCCATGGGCACCCAGCGGCCATTTTTCCATCAGTTCTTTTGATGCTGCAGTTGCGCTTAACGGCAGCCCTGCCGCGATTCCTTTTGCAATCGCCATGATATCCGGCACAACATCAAATGCCTGAGCGGCAAACCATTCTCCAGTACGCCCAAAGCCTGTTTGCACTTCATCAAATATCAGCAGGATTCCATGCCGGTCACATATTTCCCTGATCTTCAGCATCCATTTCTTCGGAGGAATGATATAGCCTCCTTCTCCTAGAACCGGTTCAATGATCATGCAGGCAACCTCTTCAGGGTCCACCTGATGCTTGAACAGGGTTTCAGCATCCTTTTCCAGCTTTCTTGGGAAGTACTCCTCAGGATCTTCACCAAAAGGGCAATCGCGCTCATCCGCATATGGAAGCTGATAGGTCAGCCAGGACGGCTGCTGAAACTTGCGGTATTTGCTCTTCGATGTAGATACACTGAGTGCCCCCATCGACCTTCCATGGAAACAGCCTGTAAAGGAGACAACATAGGGCCTCCGCGTAACATACTTTGCCAATTTAATTGCACCCTCAATTGCCTCTGTCCCGCTGTTTGCAAAGAAAAAGCAATCCAGATTTCCCGGCGTGATTTTTCCAAGTTCATCTGCGAGCCGCAAAATTGATTCATAGATGATAACGCCTGACGGGCCGTGCACCAAATGATCTGCACTGTCTTTAATGGCCTGTACAACCTTAGGATGACGATGGCCAACATTCTCCACTGCAATTCCTGATGTAAAATCCAAATACTCTTTTCCGTCGACTCCGTAGTAATAGCAGCCTTCCGCCTTGACCACCGGCAAATTCGGGTGGTCCTTTGCCATGCTTGGTGCCAATAAGTTTGAAATATTTCCGACAAGATGACTCCAATTTTCTTCGTTCATACTAACCCCTCCTGAATCCTGCATAAGATGTAAATGCTATATTTGCTCTGCTATTCTTTAATGCAATATTCATGCCAAAGTATGTATTAACAATCATATTTTTTTAATTTTCTTACTACTGAAGGCTGACTGATCCCCAGGGCCCCCGCTATTTCAGTAGTGGTTCGGTAACGCTTCCTTGCATTGATTAATACTTTCCTCTCTACATCTTCCAAAATAGCAGGAAGAGATTGCCCCTCAAAATCTATAAAACCATCTTTTTTCCTTGCATATGGTATTCATAAGGCAGGTCCTCTTTCGTGATCATCAGGCTGGTGCTTGTCACGATAAGGCGTTCCATCAGGTTTTCAAGTTCTCTTACGTTTCCCTTCCATTCCAGCTGCAGTAAGTGATCGACCAGGGGTCTTTCCAGCTGCCTTTCCCGATTATGCCGTTTGGAGATAGAGTGGAGAAAATAATGAATGAGCGCAAACAAATCCTCTTTCCTCTCCCTTAAAGGCGGTATCTTCAATGGCACCACGTTCAGCCGGAAGAATAAGTCCTGCCTGAAATCCTTGGATTCAACTGCTTTCTCGAGATCTTTATTTGTAGCCGCAAGGAGCCGAAAGTCTGCCTGAACAGGCTTTGTTCCTCCCACTCTATAAAACTGCTTGTCTTGTATGAATTTCAGCAGCTTTGCCTGCAGATGGGCTGAAAGTTCGCCAATTTCATCAAGAAATAGCGTGCCTCCTTTTGCCATTTCAGCAAATCCCATTTTTCCTTTATTCTTTGCCCCTGTAAAAGCACCGCCTTCATACCCGAAAAACTCAGCTTCAAAGATGGATTCTGGAATGGCACTGCAGTTTACTTCTATGAACGGTCCGTCTTTTCTCGTACTGTTTTGATGAATCCATTTGGCGAGAGCCGATTTTCCGACACCAGATTCACCCAGGAGCAGGACTGTGACATCTACATCCCGGATTCTTCTGATGGTTTCGGCTATATTTTTCATCGCCAGACTGTCAGCTATCATGCCATCCAATTTGATGCTCTTATTGCGCAGGAGATCCAGCTCGCTCTTCACCCTTGCCATTTCTTCTTCGACACTGTTCAGGTATTCTTTTATAACAAGAAGCTCTGAAACATCGTAGGAATAGCTGACAATATGTTCGATTTTTCCAGTTTCATTGAATACGGGAATACCAGTAACCAGGATCTTTTTTCCTGAGCCGGCTTTTTGCACTAGAATGACTTTTTCTTTTTCTTTAATACTTCAGGAGTAATCGCAGGCTTGAAGACCCCTTTTCTTTCCAGATCATAAACAGATTCGCCGAGTAGAGATTCCGGTTCAACGCCATAATGACTGCCGCTGCCTTTACTGACTTTTATAATTATGCCGTCTGCATTAGTAACCATAATGTCTTCTTCCATTGAAGATATGACTTCTTTGTCATTATTCCAATCCATGAAAAAGCTGTTCATTTGGGTCCTCCGAAAAAATTATTCAATATTGAATAGCGGTTCTTCTTTTGAAAGATCTTATTATTAAAAGAAAATCTCGTGAAATTATTCAGATTTAAATAATTATTCAAATTTGTATATTACTATACAGGAAATAGATGAAAACTGAAAGGTTTATTTGAAAAAAATTTATATTCATTCGATAAAATGCATAAAAAAAGGCTAACTCATTTGTTAGCCTTAACTTTTCTTTATAAAATAGCATCCAATTTCCTGTACAGCTCTTCCCTCTTCTTTTCAAGCTCTTCTTTTTCATTATAAAATGTTTGCAGTTTCTCCAGGTCCATTTCCGATTCCAGAACCGTTTCTAATTTCATAAGAGTTGTTTCAAGTTGTTCAATTGCGTTTTCCAATTCCTCTGTTTCCTGCACTTTATCCTTTTTTTCGGAGAAACAGCTGCTATTTTAGCCTTTTTCACAGGAGGAACTTCCATCACTGCTCTCCACTTCTCATCCATTTTCTTTCTGGCCCGATCATAATTCCCTTCATAGTAATGAAGTTCTTTTTGATCAATCCAGTATATTTTGCTGAATATTCGATTGATAAAGTAACGATCATGGGAGACAGCCAAAATGGTTCCATTGAATTCTTCCAATGCCTCTTCGAGTACCTCTCTAGATTCGATATCAAGATGATTGGTCGGTTCATCAAGAATAAGAAAGTTAATGTCCCTGTGCATAAGCTGAGCCAAACGAAGCCTCATTTTTTCACCGCCGCTCAATTGTGAAACTTTACGAAAAACAGTGTAGCCATAAAAGAGGAAACCGGCCAGAATATGGCGTGCCTCTCCCTCTGTTACAGCAAGCCCTTCCCTAAAGGCATCAATCACCGATTGATCATCTGCATCTGCGAAAACATGCTGTGACAAATAGCCGACTTTCAGGTTGCTCCCTCTGCGAATTTCCCCTGCATCAGGTTCTAGCTCTCCCAGGATCATTTTGACCAAAGTCGATTTTCCAGTCCCATTATCCCCCACAATAGCTGTCCGGTCGCGGAATTGGATGTGTATGCTGACGTTTTGGAATAAGTGCTTACTCCCAAAAGACTTGCTTACTTCTTTCATCAAGACCACATCTTTTCCGCTCCGTTCAGATGCTTCAAGATCCATATTCATTTTTTTGCGGTTTAATACAGGCCGGTCCAGCTTCTCCATCCGATGGAGGGCTTTTTCCATGCTGCTTGCCCGTTTATGAAGGCCCGCGTTAGGCGGAGTGCATTGATTGGCCCACTCTCTTAACCTCTTGATGGCTTCCTTCATCTTCTTGATTTTCTTTTGCTGCTCCTCATATTGCTGAAACTCTCTCATTAGCCTTTCTTCTTTCTCTTTTACAAAGCCTGAATAGTTTGTCTGGTAAAGAGTGATCTCTCCACCTTCCAAATCCAGAATCCTGCCGGCCGTTTCATCTAAAAAATAGCGATCATGTGAAATGAGCACTACTGTCCCTTCATAATTCTTTATAAAATCAGCCAGCCATTCCACTGCCTTAATATCCAGGTGGTTGGTCGGCTCATCCAGCAGAAGCAGATTCGGGCTTTTCAGGAGCATGTGGGCGAGACATACCTTTGTTTTTTCACCACCGCTTAGAATGCTGAAATCCTTGTTCAGAAGACTGCTGATATCAAGGCCATTTGAGATGCGTTCTATCTGGCTATCCATTTCATAACCATTGTTCAGTGCAAACTGATCCTGCAGCTCTCCATACTCTCCAATAAGTTTATTTAATTGATCCGGAACATTTTCATTTGCCAATTGCTGTTCCATTTTCTTCATTGTTTTTTCCATCTCCAGCAGATAAGTAAAAGCTGTTTTTAAAACATCAATTGCCTTCATACCTGCCGGATAGTCCGGAATTTGTGCCAGATAGCCAATCTCACACCCCTTTCGCCAATGAATCTTGCCTGTATCCGGGACTTCTGCTCCAGCCAGCAATTTAAACAGAGTCGTTTTTCCGCTTCCATTTCTTCCTGTCAAACCAACCCTGTCCCTCTCATGAATTTCAAAGCATATATTTTCAAACACGGTATTTCCGCCGTAACTTTTTCCGACTTGCTGTGCGCTGCATGCGATCATAGATATTTCCTCCAAATTTATAAAAATATACATAAAAAAGCCATAGGAAACATACTCCTATGGCCTGGGTAAAATCTGATAAAATGAAGCTTTCACTGGACGATTTTCTGCTCACAGTTAGCTGTACGGCAATGCGCCGGCCACTCAGCTGCTGCCAAAATGCGGCTGCTTTATACTGAGTTCATTTAATCGGACTTTTATCGGAAGCTTGGTGCAACAAGATTTCTTAATCTTGCTGCAAAGCTAACCGCAATGAAACGGGATAAAAAAAGAGAGCTTGAAGAAGCTCCCTTCACCGTTCTATATAATGGCGTAAAAGAGATGTTCTCACTGTTTTGTTTTCATATAAAATTTGCTAAAAAAGGACAGACTTGTCCCGTTAACAGCAAAACCATGAAAAATCGCACGGTAAATTGTCAGGAATTCAATCCATTCACCTCGTGCCAAAACAGTTCCACTCATCTCTTCTCCACCTCCATTTCAAATAAGTTAGTTTTATTTTAATATTTCTTCAATTTAAAAGCAATGGGTATTTTTCCAGCATAATGAGCGCTAAAAAAGGAAGCCTTTAGTGCGGGCTTCCTTTTCAATATTATTTCCACGTCTGGATTTGATCTGTCTCAAGAATACCAAGTGTTACATCACTGATATCAGGGTCATCAAGCAGCTGATCTCTAACACCAATTTTTATATCATCCGCATCGGCAAGCGTGAGGCCTTCGACCAGCTCAATGTAACCTTCCACATGATATCTTCTTCCCTCCTGAATCAGCCGCAGCTGTTTAATATCCACGACCTGAGGATCTCCGAGAATAATTTGGGCGATACGGTCTTCAATATCTTTTGGTGCCGCTACACCAATCAGGCCTAGCGTATTTTCAAATCCGATTTTTACAGCGATCCCCACCAAAAGCAGTCCAATTAAAATTGTGCCGACTCCATCCAGGAAGTAAAGTCCTGTAAAATGAGCAATTAATATCGAAACAAGGGCAAGCAAGGCGCCAAATGTCGCAATAATATCTTCATAAAAGACCAGCCGTGTTGGAGGGGAGGCTAGCCTGACATTTTTAAAGGCAACAGGAACAATGCCAAATCCTTTGGCAGGATTCCTGGTTTCATGGCCGATTTCCTTCATGGCTTTTAATAAAATAAAACCATCGACAGCAACGGCAAGAAGCATAACTCCTACATTGAGCCAGAGGTCGGTTGATTCCTTTGGATGCTGAATCAATTCCCAGCCTTTATGTATCGTTTCATAGGCCATGATGGAAATAACGATAACAGCAATTAATACGAACAGGTTGATCACCCGGCCAAATCCTGTGGGGAACCTTTTGGTTGGCGCCTTTTCGGCAAGCGCACTGCCAAAAAACACAAACCCCTGGTTCAGTGCATCAGCAAGGGAATGGAGGGTTGTGGCAAGCATGGCCCCGCTGCCGCTTGCAAAAGCTGCCAGCCCTTTAGCAATCGCCAGTGCCGTATTTCCGATTGCTGCCATTCCCGATGATTTATTTCCTTTTTTCAATAAAGCAATCACAGACATTTCATCACCGCCAAATTTTTTTGTTTGGTTTTATTGTTACCCTCATGAACAGATTCTGAATCATTTTTTTCTGGTTCATCATTCAGGCAAAATAAAAAGAGCTAATATCACAATTAGCTCTCCAGAACATTATTTAACCAGCGAGTGCTTGAAGGCATAAATGACTGCCTGGGTTCTGTCCTGCACCTGCAGCTTGCTTAATATATTGCTTACATGTGTTTTGACTGTTTTTAAGGCAATGAAAAGTTCGTCGGCGATGTCCTGATTCGTTTTGCCTTGTGTCATTAAAAGAAGGATTTCCATCTCGCGGCTTGTCAGCTCTTCATGGGGCAGCTGGTGATTTTTCTGCCTCATTTTCACCATCATTTTGCCGGTCACTTCCGGTTCCAGCACCGATTGTCCATGATAGGTCGAACGGACTGCCTCAGCTATCTCACTGGCTTTCGAGGTTTTCAGCATATAGCTTGTCGCCCCTGCCTCCAAAGCCGGATAAACCTTTTCATCATCAAGGAAGCTTGTCACAATAATGATCTTAGCTTCCGGCCATTTCTCGATGATTCTTCTTGTCGCTTCAATACCATCCATTTCTTTCATAACAAGATCCATCAAAATGATATCCGGCCTCAATTCGAGTGCCAGATCAATAGCTGTTTTCCCGTTATCCGCTTCTCCTATAACCTCAATATCCGGCTGTGCCGTAAGGTAGGAAGACACTCCAATCCGAACCATTTCATGGTCATCCACAAATAAAACTTTAATCATTGGCCTCACCCTCAGAATTTAGTCTTGCCTAACAGCAGACATTATTTACATAATCGGAACCTTAACTTCAAGACGGGTTCCTTTGTTTCTTACACTGATGATTTTCATGCTTCCGCCAACTTCAGCGGCACGTTCATACATGTTCTGCAAACCGTAGGAGCCAGCCCTCGTCTCCTCTACATCAAAACCGACTCCATCATCAGCTACACGGAGTATGGCATAATCATCTCTTTGAATCAGGAGCACTTCAAGGTTTTGCGATTTGGAATGGCGGAGTGTATTGGACACCGCTTCTTGGAGGATGCGGAATAGGTGGTCTTCCACCCCTTTATCAAGCGGAAAATCCTCTACCTTCCATTCAATCTCCATCGCTACTTTTTGAAGCAATTCGACCAGAAGCTCTTCAATTCCTTCCTGCAGGCTTTTGCCCTTAAGGGCCGCTGGACGAAGGTGCAGCAGCAGGGCTCGCATTTCCAGCTGTGATTGATGGATCATTTCTTCCACCATTTTCAGCTGCTTTGCCTGCCTTTCTTCCGGATCCTGCTGGGTTTCAGTAATCGCAGACATCATCATGGATGCTGCAAACAGCTGCTGGCTGACAGAATCGTGAAGCTCGCGTGCAAGCCTGTTCCGTTCCTGGGAAACAATTTCCTGCATCCTGTTCTCGAAATCTTCCGCTTTTTCATTTGCCAGCTTTTGAGAAATCTTTGCCTGATCTGCCATATGCTGTTGAATCTTCTCGGCCCTGACTGCTATGGAATGCAATTCTTTACCTGTTTCCTGCACATCCAATTGACGGCCTTCCTCCACCTGGTGGAGCATTGTATCTACGGCAAAAAGCTGCCGGCGCCAGTAAATGCCTGACAATAATCCAAAAATCAGGCCAAGAGCCAGGCTTACGCTCGGCACAAATAGGATAAACGGAATATCGAGTATTTCCGTTTCCCACAGATCCCGCCATCCGGGAATGGGAAACATCGTAAAAAAAGAAGCTGTCAAAACAGCAAGAATACAAAGGGACATGCCCGCTCCCCATGCAATTTGCCGCTGAATGATACTCATACGCGCTTCACCTCGATATCCCCTACTGCAAGTGAAGTGAAAATCTTAACGCGCTGTCCTGATTGATCATAGCCGGGAGTCTGAAGCTGAAGGAGCTGGTTAAACATCTTTGATTCCTCGTGCTCTAATATTCTGGCCTTACCCACAATAGCTGAATGGCTGACACTAACCTCAACGTCATAGGGAACAAGCACCTGCACGTTTCCGATGAAGTTCCGGATGAAAATAACGGTTTCTCCCTTGGGAATAACCGTATAGCTTAAATCTATGACCGTATCACCAATACCGGTCTGGATATTGATATCATTCCATTCGTATACTTGCTCAGGTGTTTTTTGCTGGCCGACAAATATATTGGAAAAAAGAGGACTCTTCTTTATGACTGTTTCTTTCTGGAGATTTACTGCCGGTTCATTGAACTCCGGCTGAATCCGTTTAGGATCCTTTTTGGACTGCCCAAACTGAATCAGCAGGTGAATCAAAATCGCCAGGAGGAAAAATTTCAGCGTCATCATGCTGAAAATATTGATGAGCAGAAAAATTAGCCCCAGCCAGAAAAGCCATTTTCCGGAGCTCTTAGGCATCCTCTTCCTTCCGATATATACCATTCCAATTGGCACAAGAAGAGAGAATATCACACCGCTATTAAAAAAGGCTATTTCCACAAAGAGAAAGACAATGCCCAATATGATAATCCAGCTCATATAATCGCTTTTGTTGTTAATGTTCATGTGGCATCCCCCTTTTGTGTATATGGAATGATAAGAAATGCGGCAGCGCCTTCGGAACAAGCCAAAACGCTTGTTCCTGCGAAGAACATCCAAGGAAGCCTTGCTTGGTGCTAACCCCCGACAAGCACAAGACGAGCCTCACGGAAAGGCGTCCTTTGCCTTTTTGAGAGGCTCGGCTTGTGACCTCGAGGGGTGGCGCTGGAGCTAACAGTTATAGACTTAAAAGGCGCAGTATCTCTACGCCTTTTTAGAATACCATTTTTTGTTCATAAAATAGAAAGAGTTTTTATCTTTTTTGGGAAAAAGATAATACAGGCAGGCTTCATTTTTGTTTTATTGCATGTTCCAAACTATTTCTGACTTATTTTCGAATATTACAATACAGGCTTCTTCTCAAGCTCTTTTTCCAGCTGTGCGATGCGGGCATCAATTGTGCTGCGGTGATAGGAGCTTTTCACCTGATGTTCAAGATGGTCAA
This window of the Cytobacillus pseudoceanisediminis genome carries:
- a CDS encoding response regulator transcription factor; the encoded protein is MIKVLFVDDHEMVRIGVSSYLTAQPDIEVIGEADNGKTAIDLALELRPDIILMDLVMKEMDGIEATRRIIEKWPEAKIIIVTSFLDDEKVYPALEAGATSYMLKTSKASEIAEAVRSTYHGQSVLEPEVTGKMMVKMRQKNHQLPHEELTSREMEILLLMTQGKTNQDIADELFIALKTVKTHVSNILSKLQVQDRTQAVIYAFKHSLVK
- a CDS encoding sensor histidine kinase, whose protein sequence is MSIIQRQIAWGAGMSLCILAVLTASFFTMFPIPGWRDLWETEILDIPFILFVPSVSLALGLIFGLLSGIYWRRQLFAVDTMLHQVEEGRQLDVQETGKELHSIAVRAEKIQQHMADQAKISQKLANEKAEDFENRMQEIVSQERNRLARELHDSVSQQLFAASMMMSAITETQQDPEERQAKQLKMVEEMIHQSQLEMRALLLHLRPAALKGKSLQEGIEELLVELLQKVAMEIEWKVEDFPLDKGVEDHLFRILQEAVSNTLRHSKSQNLEVLLIQRDDYAILRVADDGVGFDVEETRAGSYGLQNMYERAAEVGGSMKIISVRNKGTRLEVKVPIM
- a CDS encoding YjiH family protein, with amino-acid sequence MKAETRVKTQAVTGEYWKFIIPSLIGSLLFLVPVKFQGDVTIGVGILASLVGNAFSERMPAIIIFILGVSVFLSILTKAAKPAFILDNKFLKGLFDTGKFGLTMRILGFAAGIMTLFEIGPEFIWSRNTGGVVLYDLAPVLLTWFLFAGILLPLLVEFGLMEFIGALVQKFMRPFFTLPGRSSIDCLASWMGAGTVGVLVTTKQYDEGFYTKREAAVIATTFSIASVAFSLVVANVVGLGHLFIPFYLTVSAACVVAALIMPRIPPLSRKPDTYYEPVGQQIDETIPEGVSKLKWGWEQAIDKARNAPGPKKLLTNGIETVLDIWMGLIPLVMSLGAAALIIAEYTPVFEFISYPLIPVLEFMQLPEAGAAAQTMLVGFADMFLPAVIGSGIESELTRFVVAGLSLTQLVYMSEIGILILRSNIPLSFMDLFVIFIERTVITLPVIVLIAHVFVF
- the liaF gene encoding cell wall-active antibiotics response protein LiaF produces the protein MNINNKSDYMSWIIILGIVFLFVEIAFFNSGVIFSLLVPIGMVYIGRKRMPKSSGKWLFWLGLIFLLINIFSMMTLKFFLLAILIHLLIQFGQSKKDPKRIQPEFNEPAVNLQKETVIKKSPLFSNIFVGQQKTPEQVYEWNDINIQTGIGDTVIDLSYTVIPKGETVIFIRNFIGNVQVLVPYDVEVSVSHSAIVGKARILEHEESKMFNQLLQLQTPGYDQSGQRVKIFTSLAVGDIEVKRV
- a CDS encoding aspartate aminotransferase family protein, producing MNEENWSHLVGNISNLLAPSMAKDHPNLPVVKAEGCYYYGVDGKEYLDFTSGIAVENVGHRHPKVVQAIKDSADHLVHGPSGVIIYESILRLADELGKITPGNLDCFFFANSGTEAIEGAIKLAKYVTRRPYVVSFTGCFHGRSMGALSVSTSKSKYRKFQQPSWLTYQLPYADERDCPFGEDPEEYFPRKLEKDAETLFKHQVDPEEVACMIIEPVLGEGGYIIPPKKWMLKIREICDRHGILLIFDEVQTGFGRTGEWFAAQAFDVVPDIMAIAKGIAAGLPLSATAASKELMEKWPLGAHGTTFGGNPIACSAALASLEILKTENLLENAKQMGEYALKKLQDLKAEHPAIGSVRGLGLMIGIEIIDPQTGKPDGKAVMDILNSSLDKGVLFYLCGNSGEVIRMIPPLIVTKEQIDQGLKVLEEALTEHEAVVSNS
- a CDS encoding cation diffusion facilitator family transporter, which encodes MSVIALLKKGNKSSGMAAIGNTALAIAKGLAAFASGSGAMLATTLHSLADALNQGFVFFGSALAEKAPTKRFPTGFGRVINLFVLIAVIVISIMAYETIHKGWELIQHPKESTDLWLNVGVMLLAVAVDGFILLKAMKEIGHETRNPAKGFGIVPVAFKNVRLASPPTRLVFYEDIIATFGALLALVSILIAHFTGLYFLDGVGTILIGLLLVGIAVKIGFENTLGLIGVAAPKDIEDRIAQIILGDPQVVDIKQLRLIQEGRRYHVEGYIELVEGLTLADADDIKIGVRDQLLDDPDISDVTLGILETDQIQTWK
- the abc-f gene encoding ribosomal protection-like ABC-F family protein — translated: MIACSAQQVGKSYGGNTVFENICFEIHERDRVGLTGRNGSGKTTLFKLLAGAEVPDTGKIHWRKGCEIGYLAQIPDYPAGMKAIDVLKTAFTYLLEMEKTMKKMEQQLANENVPDQLNKLIGEYGELQDQFALNNGYEMDSQIERISNGLDISSLLNKDFSILSGGEKTKVCLAHMLLKSPNLLLLDEPTNHLDIKAVEWLADFIKNYEGTVVLISHDRYFLDETAGRILDLEGGEITLYQTNYSGFVKEKEERLMREFQQYEEQQKKIKKMKEAIKRLREWANQCTPPNAGLHKRASSMEKALHRMEKLDRPVLNRKKMNMDLEASERSGKDVVLMKEVSKSFGSKHLFQNVSIHIQFRDRTAIVGDNGTGKSTLVKMILGELEPDAGEIRRGSNLKVGYLSQHVFADADDQSVIDAFREGLAVTEGEARHILAGFLFYGYTVFRKVSQLSGGEKMRLRLAQLMHRDINFLILDEPTNHLDIESREVLEEALEEFNGTILAVSHDRYFINRIFSKIYWIDQKELHYYEGNYDRARKKMDEKWRAVMEVPPVKKAKIAAVSPKKRIKCRKQRNWKTQLNNLKQLL
- a CDS encoding RAxF-45 family protein codes for the protein MSGTVLARGEWIEFLTIYRAIFHGFAVNGTSLSFFSKFYMKTKQ